One Ktedonobacteraceae bacterium DNA segment encodes these proteins:
- the murA gene encoding UDP-N-acetylglucosamine 1-carboxyvinyltransferase gives MDKNGPYYLIEGGAPLHGSVRLSGAKNAVTKMLIATLLTDECCTLRNVPLIGDLDLTISLCRNIGTQAELVDHTLSVCTPSIRSSVISTAVGGLNRMAIITVGPLLHRCGEADIPMPGGDRIGVRPIDFHLNGLRSMGAEIVEKDRRYHLRVPRGLRGAVIQLPFPSVMATENFLITASLAKGVTVIQNAALEPEIIDLIKFLQKMGAIIEMKVDRRIVIEGVDRLHGASHTLLTDRNEAVSLAVAAYLTKGDVYLEGAQQDTLLTFLNTLSKMQLHFEVDDEGIRFIGDDRLPPPIAIETDVHPGFMTDWQQPFTVLLTQADGMSVVHETIYEDRFGYTSALRGMGAHIGLYTKCLGEVPCRFREKQYTHSCLISGPTPLVGTELDIPDIRAGCSYILAALTASGTSQAYGIEHIERGYENLDVKLRSLGAKIERVKE, from the coding sequence ATGGATAAAAACGGTCCTTACTATCTAATCGAGGGTGGCGCACCGCTCCATGGTAGCGTTCGACTCAGCGGTGCCAAAAATGCCGTCACGAAAATGCTGATCGCGACCCTGCTCACGGACGAGTGTTGCACGTTGAGAAATGTTCCGTTAATTGGTGACCTTGATCTTACCATATCACTTTGCCGCAATATAGGTACACAGGCTGAACTGGTTGATCACACACTCTCCGTTTGCACACCGTCCATTCGTAGTTCGGTTATCTCAACAGCGGTGGGCGGATTAAATCGTATGGCGATCATCACGGTAGGACCGCTGCTGCATCGCTGTGGGGAAGCGGACATTCCTATGCCAGGCGGCGACCGTATCGGGGTGCGTCCCATCGATTTTCACCTCAATGGTTTAAGATCGATGGGGGCGGAGATTGTGGAAAAGGATAGGCGCTATCACCTGCGTGTGCCGCGCGGATTGCGAGGTGCGGTGATCCAACTTCCATTTCCCAGCGTGATGGCGACGGAGAATTTTCTCATAACAGCATCGCTGGCGAAAGGTGTCACAGTGATCCAGAACGCAGCCCTCGAACCTGAAATCATCGACCTGATCAAGTTCTTACAAAAGATGGGTGCGATCATCGAAATGAAAGTTGATCGTCGCATCGTGATCGAGGGCGTGGACCGCTTGCACGGCGCCAGCCATACGCTGCTGACCGACCGTAATGAGGCCGTATCGCTGGCAGTGGCGGCGTATTTGACAAAAGGAGATGTGTACCTGGAAGGCGCGCAGCAGGATACATTGCTCACGTTTTTAAACACGCTCTCAAAAATGCAGCTACATTTTGAAGTCGATGATGAAGGTATTCGCTTTATAGGCGATGACCGGCTCCCACCGCCTATCGCGATAGAAACCGATGTCCATCCCGGATTCATGACCGATTGGCAGCAGCCATTCACGGTCTTATTGACGCAGGCCGATGGCATGTCTGTGGTACATGAGACGATTTACGAGGATCGGTTCGGTTATACCTCGGCGCTCCGCGGAATGGGTGCGCATATTGGCCTCTATACCAAGTGTTTAGGCGAAGTCCCCTGCCGCTTCCGCGAAAAACAATATACGCATAGCTGCCTGATCAGTGGTCCAACTCCCCTCGTTGGTACCGAACTGGATATCCCCGATATTCGAGCAGGCTGTTCCTACATTCTGGCTGCAC